The following proteins are encoded in a genomic region of Rhodoferax aquaticus:
- a CDS encoding LamG domain-containing protein, translated as MHLLPSLSHAAYLLSRLHWLVWLYLAAAATPAGAATYAYTSTTFTYVTPSATAGTAVWNTTSNSPGCTQFPYGDDDWADVSFGSGFKFRFAGTSYSGLRIYANGILAFPPDVSGFHRVYNASALPITSASPVFGWGCSLSAVPKNIMVPYWRDIVAGTAQSTSGAAVRYELVGTAPNRRFIVTWSNVKLYGQTDRYNFQVLLLEGPSSLDGNFIYQYTVGASDGTGASVGVQVSNTDYTAYSFNQPFIDPLRGTAILWYPSNQLAGKGAEYRFDESSWTGAVGEVRDISGNSQHASRQGAVTNVAGGALCRGASVPSNTSNTVIDAIATPLVPGSKGSVSFWYRSNVNWNAGSSDAMLLDATTTASRPFYLMKLASGALRFTMSDNTTPNAIVSTAQTSTNYSFASGTWQHIAITWSFSAGTNQTVQQIIVNGALATTTGSTPFRSTTSGVIAGLSTLYVGDNRTSGVTPSNGTPNSANGIVDEVYIYPTEINASQAAADRSLTRTTCTSLDHFHILHGGETVNCGGAAASVTITAHDSAHAPISLAGTTLNLATSTGRGTWSNINAINPVNTTGAANSGTATYVFSGESRVVLGLANTVSESVNVNLSSGGVTERSGTASSCTVQDYTYGSSCDADLSFVDAGYLFNVPNHVAETLQTVAFKAVKKSDSSTACVPTFANQTRSITFTCSYQTPATGSRPVRIGGSALNSGASASAACDSTGQSLSLSFDSAGSASLAVQYADVGRVTLNASETTAGVTMAGTDTFVAAPASFAISGVTASPIKAGADFSATVSARNSAGVTTPNFGNETPKETATLSFTKYQPTGSASSNGVFSGALGSFVGGSASASNLSWTEVGSLDLTASLTSGSYLGSGLTATGTTGSTGAGGRFIPNHFDTLLTQGCAAGAYTYSGQAFAVQVVARNKAGNTTVNYDGSANTSPNFAKAVALSDANSAAGTMASNSLAAGAFTAGVASASPVFTFATKQTVPASIKVRATETAADSVSSAPGSEGLAALRSGRVRLGNAYGSELLDLPVSLRAEYWGGSTSGWLLNTADSCSTTVLQFTPVGTDITASTCVRDAVNYSGKGCSGAVPVSNRSFLEGGVVGTDSNGVAGFAGNFNLWLKAPGAGRSGSIDISATVPSWLQFDWKGAGPANPTARATFGVYKSPLIYRRENY; from the coding sequence ATGCACCTTCTGCCGTCTCTGTCCCACGCCGCGTACTTGCTGTCGCGCCTGCACTGGCTGGTGTGGCTTTACTTGGCGGCGGCAGCCACCCCGGCAGGCGCGGCTACCTATGCCTATACCTCCACCACATTTACCTATGTCACGCCTTCCGCAACGGCGGGCACCGCAGTCTGGAATACCACCAGCAACTCCCCCGGCTGCACCCAGTTTCCCTATGGCGACGATGACTGGGCTGACGTGAGTTTTGGCAGCGGGTTCAAGTTTCGTTTTGCAGGCACAAGCTACAGCGGTTTGCGCATTTACGCCAATGGCATCTTGGCGTTTCCGCCCGATGTGTCAGGCTTTCACCGGGTGTACAACGCATCTGCACTGCCCATTACCTCAGCTTCACCGGTCTTCGGCTGGGGGTGCAGCTTGAGCGCTGTACCCAAAAACATCATGGTGCCGTATTGGCGTGACATCGTGGCGGGTACCGCCCAGAGCACGAGTGGTGCTGCGGTGCGCTATGAGTTGGTGGGCACTGCGCCTAACCGCCGCTTCATCGTGACCTGGAGCAACGTCAAGCTGTATGGCCAAACCGACCGCTACAACTTTCAAGTTCTGTTGCTAGAGGGGCCCAGCAGCCTAGACGGTAACTTCATCTACCAATACACCGTGGGGGCCTCTGATGGGACAGGTGCCTCCGTGGGGGTGCAGGTCAGTAACACCGACTACACCGCGTATTCCTTCAATCAGCCGTTCATTGACCCCTTGCGCGGCACCGCCATACTGTGGTACCCGTCCAACCAACTGGCTGGCAAAGGCGCGGAGTACCGGTTTGACGAGAGCTCATGGACCGGAGCGGTGGGTGAGGTGCGCGATATTTCTGGTAATTCGCAGCATGCCTCGCGACAAGGAGCCGTCACCAACGTGGCCGGCGGCGCTTTGTGCCGAGGGGCTTCGGTTCCGAGTAATACCTCCAACACGGTCATCGATGCCATAGCAACTCCCTTGGTCCCGGGCAGCAAAGGGTCGGTCAGCTTTTGGTACCGCTCCAACGTCAATTGGAATGCAGGCTCCAGCGATGCCATGCTCTTAGACGCCACTACTACGGCATCGCGCCCCTTCTACTTGATGAAACTTGCCAGCGGTGCCTTGCGTTTCACGATGAGTGACAACACCACCCCGAATGCGATCGTGAGCACCGCACAAACCAGCACCAACTACAGCTTTGCGTCAGGCACCTGGCAGCACATTGCGATTACATGGAGCTTCAGTGCCGGGACCAACCAGACCGTGCAACAGATCATTGTGAACGGCGCCTTGGCTACCACCACAGGGAGCACACCATTTCGCAGCACCACCAGTGGCGTGATCGCGGGGCTAAGTACACTGTATGTGGGTGATAACCGCACCTCCGGCGTGACCCCCAGCAACGGCACTCCCAACAGTGCCAATGGCATTGTGGACGAGGTGTACATCTACCCCACTGAAATCAACGCCAGCCAAGCCGCCGCCGACCGCAGCCTGACCCGCACGACCTGTACCAGCCTAGACCACTTTCATATCTTGCATGGCGGAGAGACGGTGAACTGTGGTGGTGCGGCTGCGAGTGTGACCATAACCGCGCACGACAGCGCCCACGCGCCCATTAGCCTGGCCGGTACGACGCTGAACTTGGCGACCAGCACAGGGCGCGGCACATGGTCCAACATCAATGCCATCAACCCGGTCAACACTACGGGCGCTGCCAACAGCGGTACGGCCACCTATGTGTTTTCGGGAGAGTCTCGCGTTGTGTTGGGGCTGGCCAACACCGTATCTGAGAGCGTGAACGTCAACCTGAGTTCAGGCGGGGTCACGGAGCGCTCGGGTACCGCTAGCAGCTGCACAGTACAGGATTACACCTATGGCAGCAGTTGTGACGCCGACCTGTCCTTTGTGGACGCTGGTTACTTGTTCAACGTGCCCAACCACGTGGCCGAGACGCTGCAAACCGTGGCATTCAAAGCCGTCAAGAAGTCTGATAGCAGCACCGCTTGCGTGCCCACGTTTGCCAACCAAACCCGAAGTATCACCTTCACCTGCAGCTACCAAACGCCTGCCACGGGCAGTAGGCCTGTGCGCATCGGTGGATCAGCGCTCAACAGTGGGGCCAGTGCAAGTGCCGCATGTGACAGCACCGGACAAAGCCTTAGCCTGAGCTTTGACTCAGCGGGTTCTGCCAGCTTGGCGGTGCAGTACGCCGATGTGGGCCGCGTCACCCTGAATGCCAGCGAAACTACGGCGGGCGTGACCATGGCGGGCACCGACACCTTTGTCGCAGCGCCCGCGAGTTTTGCCATCTCAGGGGTGACTGCTAGTCCCATCAAGGCAGGGGCAGACTTCAGTGCCACGGTCAGCGCGCGCAACAGTGCAGGGGTCACAACCCCCAACTTTGGCAATGAAACGCCCAAAGAAACAGCCACGCTGTCGTTCACCAAATACCAGCCGACCGGCAGCGCGTCATCCAACGGCGTTTTTTCCGGGGCCTTGGGCAGTTTTGTTGGGGGCAGCGCCAGCGCTAGCAATCTGTCGTGGACAGAAGTGGGGTCGCTGGACCTCACGGCCAGCTTGACTAGCGGCAGTTACTTGGGCAGTGGGTTGACCGCCACGGGCACTACCGGCAGCACGGGAGCCGGGGGGCGATTCATCCCCAATCACTTTGACACCTTGCTTACCCAAGGGTGTGCCGCCGGTGCCTACACCTATTCAGGCCAAGCATTTGCAGTGCAGGTGGTGGCGAGAAACAAGGCCGGCAACACCACGGTGAATTACGACGGCAGTGCCAACACCAGCCCCAATTTCGCCAAAGCAGTCGCGTTGTCGGATGCCAATTCAGCAGCTGGCACCATGGCGTCTAACAGCCTTGCCGCAGGCGCATTCACGGCGGGGGTAGCCAGTGCCAGCCCGGTGTTTACCTTTGCCACCAAGCAAACAGTACCTGCCAGCATCAAGGTCCGAGCGACTGAGACCGCAGCAGACTCGGTAAGCTCCGCTCCGGGTTCTGAAGGGCTGGCCGCACTGCGCAGTGGCCGGGTGCGCTTAGGCAATGCTTATGGCTCTGAGCTCTTGGATCTGCCCGTGTCGTTGCGAGCGGAGTACTGGGGGGGCAGTACCTCGGGTTGGCTGCTCAACACGGCGGACTCTTGCTCCACCACGGTCTTGCAATTTACGCCTGTAGGGACAGATATCACCGCATCGACCTGCGTGCGGGATGCAGTGAATTACAGCGGCAAAGGCTGCTCCGGGGCTGTGCCGGTAAGTAATCGCAGCTTTCTTGAGGGCGGCGTCGTGGGCACCGACAGCAATGGCGTGGCAGGGTTTGCGGGCAATTTCAACTTATGGCTTAAAGCCCCTGGGGCTGGCCGCTCTGGCTCCATCGACATCAGTGCCACGGTGCCCAGCTGGCTGCAGTTTGACTGGAAGGGGGCTGGCCCTGCCAACCCCACAGCCCGTGCCACATTCGGGGTTTACAAAAGCCCATTGATCTATAGACGGGAGAACTACTAG
- a CDS encoding type II secretion system protein, whose protein sequence is MRTTKQAGFTLVELVMVIVILGVLGSMVAVFMRGPIDAYFAGARRAALTDVADTVVRRIARDVQVALPNSVRQTNNQCLEFIPTRTGGRYRTQPDGTGAGDALDFSTADASFDMLGSNSAVSAQAIVAGDVVVVYNLGISGADAYNADNTSPVLGVSAGSLAGETKIQITPKQFPLASGSHRFQVIPADEKIVAYVCRGGNLYRATHHAYSSSCPSTGGTLIAQNVSCAITYNGSDLQRNALVQLTMGFTDSSGEVVSLYHEVHVNNTP, encoded by the coding sequence GTGCGAACTACTAAGCAAGCCGGATTCACCTTGGTCGAGTTGGTCATGGTGATCGTGATACTGGGTGTGCTGGGCAGCATGGTGGCCGTGTTCATGCGCGGCCCCATAGATGCCTACTTTGCCGGTGCCAGGCGCGCTGCCCTGACCGATGTGGCCGATACGGTGGTGCGGCGCATCGCGCGCGATGTGCAAGTGGCCTTGCCCAACAGTGTGCGCCAAACCAACAACCAGTGCCTAGAGTTCATCCCTACCCGTACTGGGGGGCGCTACCGAACGCAGCCCGATGGCACAGGAGCCGGTGACGCCTTGGACTTCTCCACCGCAGATGCCAGCTTTGACATGTTAGGGAGCAACAGCGCAGTCAGTGCGCAGGCCATTGTGGCTGGTGACGTGGTGGTGGTCTACAACTTGGGGATCAGCGGTGCGGATGCCTATAACGCGGACAACACCAGCCCTGTGCTGGGGGTGTCAGCAGGCAGCCTAGCTGGCGAGACCAAGATTCAGATCACGCCCAAGCAGTTTCCGCTGGCGTCTGGCAGTCACCGTTTTCAAGTCATTCCTGCAGACGAAAAAATCGTAGCCTATGTGTGCCGGGGCGGCAACCTGTACCGCGCCACCCACCATGCTTACAGCAGCAGTTGCCCGTCTACAGGCGGAACGCTGATCGCGCAGAACGTGAGCTGTGCCATCACCTACAACGGCTCGGACCTGCAGCGCAATGCCTTGGTGCAACTCACGATGGGCTTCACCGACAGCAGTGGTGAGGTGGTGAGCCTCTACCACGAAGTACACGTGAACAACACGCCATGA